The genomic DNA CTGACAGATCGGGGTAAAAGCCCCCGGTGTCCATCACCGTGCCCACCCGCATCAGTGCTTCCGGAGAAAGCTCCTGGCCGAACATATATACCTTGCCGGCGGTCGGGCGGATCAGACTCAGCATCATGGCGATGGTGGTTGTTTTGCCACTGCCGTTAGGCCCCAGGAAGCCGAATACCTGGCCGCGGCTGATTTCCATATTGAGACTGTCAACCGCGGCAATGTCACCGAAGCGTTTGGTCAGGTTTTCGGTTTTGACGATACAATCACTCATCACGTTACTCTTTCAATTCTTTCCGCTGGAAGATACCATAAACAAGGGCGGTGAACAGACTGATATAGGCCAGTACCAGGGCAACGGCCGGACCAACCCCCCGAAAACACTCCACAGTTTGGGCGGAACCACCCACGATAACGACATTTTGCCCGGATGCGCCGCCGATGAATTCCTGCCCCGGCCACATATAATGCATGATACTTCCAAAGTTATATCCCATGGTTGCCGGGGAGATGGTGGCGAAAAGTCCCTGACCACAGGGGGTGACTGAAAAGAAACTGGTGGAAACAAGGCCGATGACAATGCCGACCATCACCGCCGAACCGGGGGAGGCCAGGAATATACCTAAAAATCCCCCTAAAGCCATGTATGCCACAGCAATAAGACCAAAGACCCAAAATACGTTCCAGACGATGCCCAATGACAGTGTCGCCGGGTGAATCGCTCCGAACCCATCATAAAACAGCCGTATCGTAATAAGCAGGGTGACTGTGGTAATGACTGTGAAAACAACCGCCAATGCCGCAGAAACAAGTATCTTGGCCGTCATTATGCGGTGCCTTCTGACACCCCGGCTGACCATCACACGGTAAGACCCGCTGTTGAACTCACCGGCGACAAGGTTGACTGCCATCACCAGGCTCAACACAGCCAGTATCCCGGCGCCCTGGCGGGCCCCTTGGGACAGAAGGCTGGTCATTTCGTACCGCCCTCCTTCGGCTGTCAGAGCGTCTATCTTCGCCTGATAATGTTCCCGGATAAACCGTTTATAGACTTCGGCGTTTTCCGGTATCAGCTTACCCTGGGAATCAACCAGGGGATAATCCTCAGGGTCATAACTCTCCGGCCACTCACTGAGAATAACCGGGGACCCACGGTCTACTGCCGCAATATCAAATTCGGTCAGGCGCTCAAAACTGTCGGCCATGACTTTGTACTCGTTGCCCGGAACCGTCGCAAACAGAGCAACGAATACAATCATAACCAACAGAATGATGATAACCGTTTTGTTTCTGGTCAGCTTGAAATATTCGGTGGCGATCATGCGCCCTTTTGGATTTTCATTGTTCAAATTCCATTGACCCCGGCTATTTTTCCGGCCATTGTACCACCCCGACATTAACCTAACCTTAACGGGTTTTACTTTTTTTCAGCCGTCAACTACCATCTAAGCTGTCATGCGCTTATTACTAATTGAGGACGATAAGAGCCTGGGCTGGACAATCAAGTCCAGTCTGGACAAACAGCACGGCTATGTTATGGACTGGGTAACCAATGGCCTTGAAGGCGTTGAGATGGCCGAGGCTTACGAATATGACCTCATCCTGCTGGACATCATGCTGCCGGGGCAGGATGGCTTTGCCGCCTGCCGGTCTATCCGTAACACCGGCAATAAAACCCCCATCCTGATGCTGACCGCCCGCTCCCGGGAGGATGACCGGGTGCGCGGGCTGGACCTGGGCGCAGATGACTATCTGGTGAAGCCGTTCAGCTACCCGGAACTTTTCGCCCGCATCCGGGCGCTCATCCGCCGTGCTGGTAATCAATATGATTCGGTTATCACCGCCGGCCTTCTGGTCATGGATACCGCCGCCCGGAAGGTGGTATACGATGGGAAACAGATTGAACTGACCGCCAGGGAATATGCCGTACTGGAATACCTGTCCCTCAACAAGGGCAATGTGGTAACCCGGGAAATGCTGGAACACCAGCTCTGGGACTGTGAATCCGGTGCTTTCTCCAACGTCATTGAAGTCATGATCTGCCACATCCGCCGGAAATTATGCCCCTCCGGTGAGAGGGAAACGGTGGTAAAAACGGTCAAAGGACTGGGCTATGTTATCCGCGATTCGTAAGCGATTCAGCAGTCTCACCTGGCGCTTTCTGGGAGTGTATCTGCTGTCGCTGGTGGTCATACTGGCAACCTTCGTCTGGCTCATCACCGCCATCAACACCCAGCAGGCATACAACGCCATCAACAGGACTCTGGAAGTTGGGCCGGGCTACCTTGACGGCTTCAGCGCAGATAATACCCTGGCACCGCCGAATTCCTATTATACGGGGGAGAGGGTAATTACCGAATTCGTTCCTTTTGGTGACCGATCCGCCAACGGTGTTTCAGTAGACGGAGTCCTGTTTAAATACTTAATGACAGCCCCGGACGTAATGGCAACCACCACCACAAATTCTGATCAAATCTCTCTATACCGCTCCGACTTCCCCAGAACCTTTGAACTTGGTTTTACCAACATGAACGCCTACCGTATCTTTTACTACTACCCGGTACCCGGTTTTGACAACGTGGTACTGGTGGCCTCAGTGGACGGCCAGACGGTCCAGACGCTGGAAGCCGCTGACCGCACCCTCACCCAGGCTGTTTATCTCCTACCGGTTCTTTTGATTCTGGCCGCTGTCTTCGGACAGTTCGTCGCCCGGAAAGCGGTCGCCCCGGTGCTGACCATCGCCCGGGCCACGGAATCCATGAGTGAAAAGAACCTGTCCGAAAGGGTCTGGCGCGTTTCGTCATCGGACGAAATTGGCCGCCTGGCGCATTCCTTCAACCGCATGGCTGACCGGCTGGAACAGGCCTTCACCGCCCAAAAACTCTTCATATCCGATGCCGCCCACGAACTCCGGACACCGCTGGCTTCCATGAAAACCGCCGTCACCTACGCCCTCAGCCGTCCAGACATCGCACCGGAACACCAGCAGCTGCTTATCGGGTTGTCAACACGAGTAGAAACGATGGAACACCTGGTCAATGAGTTGCTCCTCCAGGCCAGAGTAGATGAGAACCGGACTTTAGCCGCGGGTATTCCGGTAAGTGTCGCCGTCATCGTTACCGAAGCCGCCGATATCTTCCAGCCGCTGTTTGAAGAAAACGGCATCACATTTACCCTGGACACCCCGGACAAGGCCTCGACAGTCAGGGGCGACGGCAAGCAACTGTTCCGGCTGATTTCCAACCTGCTGGACAACGCCGCCAAAAACACCCCCGCCGGCAGAGAGGTGACATTGGAACTGACGGCGGAAGAAGGGGAAGCCGTCATCAGGGTGCGGGATACCGGTCGCGGTATCGCCCCGGAACATCTGAACCGAATATTTGACCGTTTCTATAAGGTTTCGGCCGAGCGTTCACCGGAATCCGGCTTCGGCCTGGGCCTATCCATCTGCCGCGGCATCGCCGCCCGTCATGGCGGCAGCATTGCAGTGGAGAGCGAACCAGGCAGGGGCACCGTCTTCACCGTCCGCTTGCCGCTGGCCAAAGGATAACTCGCGTCTTTTGTTTCCCTTTTAATTCTCCAGTTCCGTTAATGTTAGGTTAATGTTGCCGTGGTAGAATGCTTTGCAAATGAATAAATTGCTTAAATGGCCGCTCATCTTCCTCGGTTCCCTGGCCGTGATATTTGTTGTCGCCAACGTGGTAAGCGTCATTGAATCCCGCTTCTGGGTCAAAGCCAAAGACTGCAACGCCACGGCATTTGAAATCGCCGGTCCAGCCTCGCCGGTGTGGCAGAACTCAAGGGGCTGGGCGTTCGACGGCGATCATCTCTGGATCATGGCCGCTAACGCCAGCCAGGTCATCAAGGTAAACCCCGCCACCGGGGCTACCGCGGGCGTCGTTATGCTGCCATCGAAACCCGTTGACCTCTCTTTCGACGGTACGCACATCTGGGTCTCCAGCGAGCGTTACTACTATGTTATAGATATCATAAGCAGTGTTTTTGTCGAGCTACCGGCGGCCGATGAAAAGGGCCGGCAGCTGAAGTCCGCTGTTGGGAATCTTATTTTCGATGGCCAGTATTTTTGGAGCGGCACCTTCGGCGTTTCCCGCATCTGCCGTGATACTGGTGAATTCCTCGCATGGAATATATCAGGGGGAGCGGGAACGGTCGGGATTTATGATGGACAGTTCTTGTGGGGAATTTCTCAGTCAGGGCTACTCCAAGTCGACCCTTCGGCCGGGTCCGTGGTTGCGGAGCACGCGCTGGATATCGGCGGTCCGTTGTACTATGACGGCGACGCTATCTGGGGTATCGTCGTTGAAGGAGGTGTCCCGAATGAATACGGCGGCATCCATTACACCGACGACAACTTCACCACCTTTCTGGTCAAGACTAATATTTCCCAACCCGCCTTTCCGTATATCTCGGCTAAATATGAATTGGGTGCCGTACGGATAAAAGACATTACGTTCGCCGGAGGTCTGACCTGGCTAATCTCTGACACTGGCAAAGTGATAACCTTCGACCCGCTGTCCAGGCAAATAACCGAATCCCGACAGGTGTTCAACCGCATGATGGGTGATTTCTCTCTGGTCACTGATGGAATTATAGTGTTCGCCCTCGATTATTCCAGCGGTACCTTAGTCAGCCTGGCGGATTGGCCGGCTTTCGTGCGGTAGTTAAATTAGGGTATTGTGCCTGGTCGGAGCTGGACCTATAATGTATTGTAACAGGAGTAAGACATGCAATCACCGCTACTTAGTTTTTTGTTGCTTACCGCGCTGGTAGCGGCGATCGTCTGGGTCATTTCCTGTACACCGCCGACGCCGTCCGCCGAGGAATGAGTAGCGGCCAGCTATATCTCCTGCGAGTCATGTGCTTCTTTACCTTCCCTTTCGGCCTGTTCGCCTGGATGCTGCTCCGGCCTTCTTTGAGGAGCAATGTTTAAAATGAACCGCCAGTTACTTAGCCGTGTCGTCAGAGCAGCCACCATCGCCGGGCTGACGGCCATCGCGGTTCCGTTGGTGGATTCTTTCATCTCCGGCCCCATTATGGGGTTAAGGTGAAATCTCATTTGCGGCCCGCTCGTGGGGTGGGGCTTGTTCTTTCTGGGCTTCACGCTCCTGGTCTCTTCCTGGTTCCTTGACCGAAAATTAAGAAGAAGCGCCCCTCCGTCAGGCTGAACCCGCAGCTTCCCGGCCTGGTGCCGGTCAGGTGAACGCATTTTCATTTTCCGTATATATTGGCTCTGCCTATATTCAATCCGACTTTGCCCGCGCCCCAAAAACCGGTACAATTAGCGCCAAGAGGAGTCATTAATGTACCGTAAAACCACCCTGCCCAACGGCCTGCGCATCCTGACCCAGGAAATGCCGTCCACCCTGTCCGCAACTATCTGCCTGTTTATCGGCACCGGTTCACGTTATGAACCGGAAAACCTCAGCGGCGTGTCTCATTTTATTGAGCACATGCTCTTCCGCGGCACCGAGAAGCGGCGCACCGCACATGACATTTCCGAGGCTATTGAAGGCGTCGGCGGCATCATGAACGGCGGCACCGATAAAGAAACCACCATTTACTGGGCCAAAGTCGCCAGCAGCCATTTCATGTCCACACTGGACACCCTGGCCGACATGCTCCTCAATTCACGCTTTGACCCGGAAGACCTGGAGAAGGAGCGCCAGGTCATCATTGAAGAAATCCACATGACTGAAGACCAGCCGGACCAGAA from Dehalogenimonas sp. W includes the following:
- a CDS encoding ABC transporter permease subunit is translated as MNNENPKGRMIATEYFKLTRNKTVIIILLVMIVFVALFATVPGNEYKVMADSFERLTEFDIAAVDRGSPVILSEWPESYDPEDYPLVDSQGKLIPENAEVYKRFIREHYQAKIDALTAEGGRYEMTSLLSQGARQGAGILAVLSLVMAVNLVAGEFNSGSYRVMVSRGVRRHRIMTAKILVSAALAVVFTVITTVTLLITIRLFYDGFGAIHPATLSLGIVWNVFWVFGLIAVAYMALGGFLGIFLASPGSAVMVGIVIGLVSTSFFSVTPCGQGLFATISPATMGYNFGSIMHYMWPGQEFIGGASGQNVVIVGGSAQTVECFRGVGPAVALVLAYISLFTALVYGIFQRKELKE
- a CDS encoding HAMP domain-containing sensor histidine kinase, with protein sequence MLSAIRKRFSSLTWRFLGVYLLSLVVILATFVWLITAINTQQAYNAINRTLEVGPGYLDGFSADNTLAPPNSYYTGERVITEFVPFGDRSANGVSVDGVLFKYLMTAPDVMATTTTNSDQISLYRSDFPRTFELGFTNMNAYRIFYYYPVPGFDNVVLVASVDGQTVQTLEAADRTLTQAVYLLPVLLILAAVFGQFVARKAVAPVLTIARATESMSEKNLSERVWRVSSSDEIGRLAHSFNRMADRLEQAFTAQKLFISDAAHELRTPLASMKTAVTYALSRPDIAPEHQQLLIGLSTRVETMEHLVNELLLQARVDENRTLAAGIPVSVAVIVTEAADIFQPLFEENGITFTLDTPDKASTVRGDGKQLFRLISNLLDNAAKNTPAGREVTLELTAEEGEAVIRVRDTGRGIAPEHLNRIFDRFYKVSAERSPESGFGLGLSICRGIAARHGGSIAVESEPGRGTVFTVRLPLAKG
- a CDS encoding response regulator transcription factor, producing the protein MRLLLIEDDKSLGWTIKSSLDKQHGYVMDWVTNGLEGVEMAEAYEYDLILLDIMLPGQDGFAACRSIRNTGNKTPILMLTARSREDDRVRGLDLGADDYLVKPFSYPELFARIRALIRRAGNQYDSVITAGLLVMDTAARKVVYDGKQIELTAREYAVLEYLSLNKGNVVTREMLEHQLWDCESGAFSNVIEVMICHIRRKLCPSGERETVVKTVKGLGYVIRDS